A section of the Hevea brasiliensis isolate MT/VB/25A 57/8 chromosome 17, ASM3005281v1, whole genome shotgun sequence genome encodes:
- the LOC110658348 gene encoding uncharacterized protein LOC110658348, translated as MTKPNSILDKKLEELESKLNQVLETPYHELYSQDIQQSLDFLKTLLSAEITSSPSKPHHFQHIAKISDLETAFGNWNEFRTTITHDHVKQENGYVEALVEDDEKAPLEKEGTTHDYVEMFSTCSCTESCLNDEAEASPEMQEHVVKALVEDEKAPLKRKGEKGVGWVLGSMAGGMLIGMALMGFVMARLCRRFACGETTMYVCLPPT; from the coding sequence ATGACGAAGCCAAACTCAATCTTGGACAAGAAACTGGAAGAACTTGAATCAAAACTTAATCAGGTTCTTGAAACCCCATACCATGAACTCTACTCTCAAGACATTCAACAAAGCCTTGACTTCCTGAAAACTCTCTTATCAGCGGAAATCACTTCCAGCCCCTCAAAACCACACCACTTTCAACACATTGCCAAAATCTCGGACCTTGAAACTGCTTTCGGTAATTGGAACGAGTTCAGAACCACCATCACGCATGACCATGTGAAGCAGGAAAATGGGTACGTTGAAGCTTTGGTAGAAGATGATGAGAAGGCTCCGCTGGAGAAGGAAGGAACCACGCATGACTATGTAGAGATGTTTTCAACGTGTTCATGCACCGAGTCGTGTCTCAATGATGAAGCTGAGGCTTCCCCTGAAATGCAGGAACATGTGGTTAAAGCTCTAGTAGAAGATGAGAAGGCACCGCTCAAGAGGAAAGGAGAGAAGGGGGTTGGGTGGGTTTTGGGGAGTATGGCTGGTGGGATGCTAATTGGCATGGCTTTGATGGGTTTTGTGATGGCAAGGTTATGTAGACGTTTTGCTTGTGGAGAAACTACTATGTATGTGTGCCTTCCTCCTACTTAA
- the LOC131175440 gene encoding uncharacterized protein LOC131175440, with protein MSFIPSFFIVFLCLSMHACIARHIGSVNVGGRVKQKIKIDVDPPVQGTIREGIVDNIDGAMMTNHQEPKIDSKVVGESSGDDEIFKSPSSLVVPLKATSVEGSTRRKGLSLVRFGSNLFNRKVHEVAEVIDYDPPHRTPPIHNRKV; from the exons ATGTCATTCATTCCCTCATTTTTCATCGTCTTCTTGTGTCTTTCCATGCATGCATGTATCGCTCGGCATATTGGTTCAGTCAAT GTTGGAGGAAGGGTTAAGCAAAAGATCAAGATCGATGTCGACCCACCAGTTCAAGGGACAATTAGAGAGGGCATCGTTGATAACATTGATGGTGCTATGATGACTAACCATCAAGAACCAAAAATCGACTCAAAGGTTGTCGGAGAAAGTTCAG GAGATGATGAGATATTTAAGTCTCCTTCTTCCCTCGTGGTACCACTAAAGGCAACAAGTGTAGag GGATCAACAAGAAGAAAAGGACTTTCGTTAGTAAGATTTGGCTCCAATCTTTTCAACCGCAAAGTACATGAAGTTGCAGAGGTGATAGATTATGACCCACCACATCGGACACCGCCGATTCATAATAGAAAAGTCTAG